A portion of the Tindallia magadiensis genome contains these proteins:
- a CDS encoding ABC transporter substrate-binding protein: protein MKNKKYTGIVCVVLILVMLMMVTGCGNNEVVQEEADSSENIEATFNPEDSGALQMAVTRPSSLNPLFNGNESLTQMYHLVYEGLVTFNENREIEPELAKEWEWDERGQSITFTLRSNVTWHDGELFKPEDVIFTINAMKNKVSNLDYPFIHADIINQIADARKVSDHQVQISFSRPFSGGLEALVFPILPQHLFDGSGSSLLTSDDFPIIGTGRYQIVEHDMSRTFKLNYYPDYWGESPYIKEIFVSVVPDREAAMSMFESGEIDIVEPLSIDWTKHTDRDEVTGKSFLSNKYEFIGVNFTNEWMDQKELRQAIAYAIDREQILQQLYFNHGVVTDTPVFPHSWLSASDELTYSFHQETARQMIQGLEIPEETVFTLLTNEDNQLRVATAHVIAEQLSEVGLAVEVEKADWEDFQDRIAQRDYDMVLAGWHLSFLPDFSFAFHSTQRDAGNFIQYQNDDMDEILENIFGAANQNQKQEEWGRFQRLFVEEMPYISLFYKNHAILHRETLKGDLKPHAFNLFNGIENAYVMKVETED from the coding sequence TTGAAAAATAAAAAATATACTGGGATAGTGTGTGTTGTCTTAATACTTGTCATGTTAATGATGGTAACAGGTTGTGGTAATAATGAGGTTGTACAGGAAGAAGCGGATTCAAGTGAGAATATAGAAGCAACCTTTAATCCAGAGGATAGTGGCGCATTACAAATGGCGGTTACCAGACCGAGTAGTCTTAATCCGCTTTTTAATGGTAATGAAAGCTTAACGCAAATGTATCATTTGGTGTATGAAGGACTTGTTACTTTTAATGAAAATCGTGAAATTGAGCCTGAATTAGCGAAAGAATGGGAATGGGATGAAAGAGGTCAAAGCATTACTTTTACATTAAGATCAAATGTTACATGGCATGATGGTGAATTGTTTAAGCCAGAAGACGTTATTTTCACAATTAATGCAATGAAAAATAAGGTTTCTAATTTAGACTATCCATTTATTCATGCTGATATCATCAATCAAATTGCCGACGCCAGAAAAGTGAGTGACCACCAAGTCCAGATTAGCTTTAGCCGACCATTTAGTGGAGGGTTAGAAGCTCTGGTTTTCCCAATACTACCTCAACATTTGTTTGACGGCTCTGGAAGTTCTCTTCTAACATCAGATGATTTTCCGATCATAGGAACTGGTCGTTATCAGATCGTTGAACACGATATGTCGAGAACATTTAAGTTAAACTACTATCCGGACTACTGGGGCGAGTCACCTTATATAAAAGAAATTTTCGTTTCAGTAGTTCCTGATCGTGAAGCAGCCATGTCGATGTTTGAAAGTGGTGAAATTGATATAGTAGAGCCACTTTCTATCGATTGGACAAAGCATACAGATAGAGATGAAGTAACTGGAAAATCCTTTCTGTCCAATAAATATGAGTTTATAGGTGTAAACTTTACCAATGAATGGATGGATCAGAAGGAGTTGAGGCAAGCGATAGCTTATGCTATTGATAGAGAGCAAATTCTTCAACAACTATATTTCAATCATGGGGTAGTAACGGATACGCCAGTATTTCCACATTCATGGCTATCAGCCTCCGATGAACTCACTTACTCTTTTCATCAGGAAACAGCACGACAAATGATTCAAGGCTTAGAAATACCGGAGGAAACAGTGTTTACTTTGCTAACAAATGAAGACAACCAACTCCGTGTTGCTACAGCCCATGTCATTGCAGAACAGTTAAGTGAGGTAGGTCTTGCGGTGGAAGTTGAAAAAGCTGATTGGGAAGATTTTCAAGATAGAATCGCACAAAGAGACTATGATATGGTGTTAGCAGGATGGCATCTATCCTTTTTGCCAGACTTTTCCTTTGCTTTCCATTCAACACAAAGAGATGCTGGTAATTTTATTCAGTACCAAAACGACGATATGGATGAGATATTAGAAAATATTTTTGGAGCAGCAAACCAAAATCAAAAGCAAGAAGAATGGGGAAGGTTCCAAAGATTGTTTGTTGAAGAAATGCCATACATTAGCCTTTTTTATAAAAACCATGCAATACTCCACAGAGAAACCTTAAAGGGAGACTTAAAACCACATGCCTTTAATTTGTTTAATGGAATAGAAAATGCTTATGTTATGAAAGTAGAAACAGAGGACTAG
- a CDS encoding Eco57I restriction-modification methylase domain-containing protein, with the protein MNSSEWFEACRKVVMDMTKKHVVEAGPVFLWILARCLADALDEPKTSFVLNSLKQESCNDLRQKFEIFDQCVDHRMRNDMLCLNRLDDIPQIAELESFYQEILGSGYKAKTGSFYTDQAMASFMVKQSLDDLIQNVRRSSCNIDYIDKIKSIRIADISCGSGVFLRECYRHLASLQTEVVDNHQEYTPWEVSTLHIFEKQLIGIEKEPEAAVLAEILIRLELPVRVQQHLKPSIFCEDGLLWEVSQQEKFDLIIGNPPYIGEKGNRNVFTYIKETEFGKHYYERSMDYFYYFIYRGSELLKEGGRLCYITTSYFATADGAKKLRKYIKEELKPKWMIQLGDMKVFHQAKGQHNLIYSLYKKTAEDSQVKILFPKAKEQAPDKFFKLLEENGIEGDIPGCSYRIFENANDIFDTRGQLLLKYSPIDKSVLDSIMKKTAYRLSDFCYINQGLVSGADKVTEKHREICPEWNKNKGIFVLQKQEVEALNLTEEEKQFLKPFHKNSDILPFRVRKREDQYILYITDKNMSKIEEYPSIYRHLERYRPILQNRREVYKNMRKWYSLHWPRKQTMFEKPKIVVPQRATYNMFAWSKDSWYASADVYYIQTKPEAWFSPLYLIGWLNSSLCYAWLSYFGKTKGNDLELYATPLKAVPVPTPKDSTSEEKVVTLVNDLIKEDNISDELRNDLWQQLDDFFLKWYDVSCEQGKAINKEAVKRRLDIRRRDWI; encoded by the coding sequence ATGAACTCATCTGAATGGTTTGAAGCGTGTAGGAAAGTAGTGATGGATATGACGAAAAAGCATGTCGTTGAAGCTGGTCCTGTTTTTTTATGGATCTTGGCCCGCTGTCTTGCGGACGCTTTAGATGAACCTAAAACCTCCTTTGTGTTGAATAGTTTGAAACAAGAAAGCTGTAATGATCTTAGACAAAAATTTGAGATCTTCGACCAATGTGTTGATCACCGAATGCGGAATGATATGCTGTGCCTGAATCGATTAGACGATATACCTCAAATCGCAGAACTAGAAAGTTTTTATCAAGAAATACTAGGCAGTGGATATAAGGCGAAAACAGGAAGTTTCTACACAGATCAAGCAATGGCTTCTTTTATGGTAAAACAATCGTTGGATGATTTAATTCAGAATGTCAGGCGTTCTTCCTGTAACATAGATTACATCGATAAAATCAAATCAATACGAATTGCGGATATTTCTTGTGGAAGTGGTGTTTTTTTAAGAGAATGCTATCGACATTTAGCGAGTTTACAGACAGAGGTAGTCGATAACCATCAAGAATACACCCCTTGGGAAGTAAGTACCCTTCATATATTTGAAAAACAGTTGATAGGCATTGAAAAAGAGCCAGAAGCAGCTGTACTGGCTGAAATATTGATTCGACTGGAATTGCCTGTGAGAGTTCAACAACACCTTAAACCATCTATTTTTTGTGAAGATGGATTATTGTGGGAAGTGTCTCAACAAGAAAAGTTTGATCTTATCATTGGAAACCCACCATATATAGGGGAAAAAGGAAATCGGAATGTTTTCACCTACATCAAAGAAACAGAGTTTGGAAAACATTATTACGAACGAAGCATGGATTATTTTTACTATTTTATTTATCGTGGGTCAGAACTTCTGAAAGAAGGCGGAAGGTTATGCTACATCACCACCTCGTACTTTGCGACGGCTGATGGAGCAAAAAAACTTCGTAAGTACATAAAGGAGGAATTGAAACCAAAGTGGATGATACAACTTGGTGACATGAAAGTTTTTCATCAAGCGAAAGGTCAACACAACTTGATCTATAGTTTATATAAAAAAACAGCAGAAGACAGCCAGGTGAAAATTTTATTTCCTAAGGCCAAGGAACAGGCGCCGGATAAATTCTTTAAGCTATTGGAAGAAAATGGTATTGAAGGAGATATTCCGGGATGTTCATACCGCATTTTTGAAAATGCAAATGACATTTTTGACACTCGAGGTCAGTTACTGCTAAAATATTCACCAATCGATAAATCAGTGCTGGATAGTATCATGAAAAAGACAGCCTACCGACTTAGTGATTTTTGTTATATTAATCAGGGGTTGGTTAGTGGAGCGGATAAAGTGACAGAAAAACATCGAGAAATTTGTCCGGAATGGAATAAAAACAAAGGAATATTTGTTTTGCAGAAGCAGGAGGTGGAAGCGTTAAACCTTACGGAGGAAGAAAAGCAATTTCTAAAGCCCTTTCATAAGAATAGTGATATTTTGCCTTTTCGGGTCCGAAAGCGAGAAGATCAATATATTCTCTATATAACGGATAAGAATATGTCAAAGATAGAAGAATACCCTTCTATTTATCGTCATTTGGAAAGATATCGTCCAATTTTGCAAAACCGCCGAGAAGTTTATAAAAATATGAGGAAATGGTATTCGCTACACTGGCCTCGTAAGCAAACAATGTTTGAAAAGCCTAAGATTGTTGTGCCACAACGTGCGACATACAATATGTTTGCCTGGTCAAAGGATAGCTGGTATGCAAGTGCTGATGTGTATTATATCCAGACAAAGCCGGAAGCCTGGTTTTCTCCTCTCTACTTAATAGGATGGTTGAACTCTTCCTTGTGCTACGCATGGCTTTCCTATTTTGGAAAAACAAAAGGAAATGACCTGGAGTTATATGCTACTCCGTTAAAAGCAGTACCTGTACCAACACCAAAGGATAGTACGTCAGAAGAAAAAGTAGTTACGTTGGTAAACGACTTAATAAAAGAGGATAATATCAGTGATGAACTTCGTAATGATCTATGGCAACAGCTAGACGACTTCTTTCTTAAATGGTATGATGTGAGCTGTGAGCAAGGGAAAGCTATTAATAAGGAAGCCGTGAAAAGAAGGCTTGATATTCGACGAAGAGATTGGATCTAA
- a CDS encoding cysteine hydrolase family protein: MSDEKRYEEKKAFILIDYTDDFVADEGKLSVGKPAQALEKSITEKIESYFSNSDFIITVNDFHEIHDKNHPEHKLFPPHNLKGSEGRRLYGNIETLITQMETKKPSFIHRMDKRRYSAFCGTALEMLLRQEGVNKIELAGVCTDICILHTAIEAYHKGFEVVIDEKAVASFNHAAHHMALEHFEKVLGFTVNKG; encoded by the coding sequence ATGAGTGATGAAAAAAGATACGAAGAGAAAAAGGCATTTATTTTGATTGATTATACGGATGACTTTGTTGCAGACGAAGGGAAACTATCGGTAGGAAAACCAGCACAAGCCTTAGAAAAATCAATTACTGAAAAGATAGAGTCTTATTTTTCAAACAGTGACTTTATCATCACTGTTAATGATTTTCATGAAATACATGATAAAAATCATCCGGAGCATAAACTTTTTCCTCCTCACAATTTAAAAGGCTCTGAAGGCAGAAGGCTCTACGGAAATATTGAAACGTTGATTACACAGATGGAAACGAAGAAACCATCCTTTATCCATAGAATGGATAAGAGACGCTACTCAGCCTTTTGTGGCACGGCATTGGAGATGCTCTTAAGACAAGAAGGCGTTAATAAAATTGAATTGGCTGGCGTCTGTACGGATATTTGTATTCTTCATACAGCGATAGAGGCTTATCATAAAGGTTTTGAAGTGGTAATAGATGAAAAAGCGGTTGCCAGTTTTAACCACGCCGCTCACCATATGGCTTTGGAACACTTTGAAAAGGTGCTAGGATTTACAGTAAACAAAGGATAG
- a CDS encoding alanyl-tRNA editing protein, protein MITEKQYWSNPYLTEFVSVIQKVEEEPSDPKHMRIQLNSTIFYPEGGGQPSDLGNINDHPVLHVYEESGVIWHVVDAVFNPAEKISGTIDWNRRFDHMQQHLGQHLLSALLEKHHQAKTVGFHLGAEHVTIDINHKNLTPVELSHLESMCNDLIQANLPVSSTISNVFDSHNSNTRNDIASPSIQENLRIIEVENVDRCACGGTHPRQTGEVGLIKILKCENHKDGLRLTFISGKRANMFFQSLYQEMRSLSTSLSVNWQELKTTVDHLMLEKKELFQKNRQISSEFAEYKAESLYHSSEKIGSHRLLQVRLEDIDPTTLDQLISNLKNYNNLIFLIAVLRPSFRVIMGNYSSVSDLSMKDIFSETKSIINGKGGGNHQIAQGSGKNPDAVDQMLTEARKIIIDHLL, encoded by the coding sequence ATGATAACCGAAAAACAGTACTGGAGTAACCCTTATCTTACAGAATTTGTTAGCGTGATTCAAAAGGTTGAAGAAGAACCGTCTGACCCTAAACATATGCGGATACAACTAAACTCAACCATTTTTTATCCAGAAGGCGGAGGTCAACCTTCTGACTTGGGAAATATTAATGACCATCCGGTTCTTCACGTCTATGAAGAAAGCGGAGTAATTTGGCATGTTGTAGACGCTGTTTTTAATCCAGCAGAAAAGATCTCAGGGACTATTGATTGGAATCGTCGTTTTGATCACATGCAACAACATCTTGGTCAGCATTTGCTTTCTGCTTTATTAGAAAAACATCATCAGGCAAAAACCGTTGGATTTCATCTTGGGGCGGAACATGTAACGATCGATATCAACCATAAAAATTTAACTCCTGTCGAACTAAGCCATTTGGAATCTATGTGTAATGATCTTATTCAAGCCAATTTACCTGTTTCCTCTACTATTTCCAATGTTTTTGATAGCCATAATTCCAACACTCGAAATGATATCGCCTCACCTTCCATTCAAGAAAATCTAAGAATTATTGAAGTTGAAAATGTTGACCGATGCGCTTGTGGCGGTACTCACCCTCGTCAAACAGGGGAGGTTGGTCTCATAAAAATATTAAAATGCGAAAACCATAAAGATGGCCTCCGCCTCACTTTTATTAGCGGAAAAAGAGCAAATATGTTTTTTCAATCTCTCTATCAAGAAATGCGCTCCTTATCCACCAGCTTATCTGTCAACTGGCAAGAGCTTAAAACAACTGTTGATCACTTAATGCTCGAAAAAAAAGAATTATTTCAAAAAAACCGCCAGATTTCTTCTGAGTTTGCAGAATATAAGGCGGAAAGTTTGTATCATTCTTCTGAAAAGATTGGCTCACACAGGTTATTACAAGTACGTCTTGAAGATATTGATCCTACTACGTTAGACCAATTGATTAGCAATCTAAAAAACTACAACAACCTTATTTTTTTGATAGCTGTTCTTCGCCCTTCTTTCCGTGTTATTATGGGTAATTATAGTTCTGTATCTGACCTCTCTATGAAAGATATTTTTTCTGAAACTAAAAGTATCATAAACGGTAAAGGTGGCGGAAATCATCAAATCGCCCAAGGAAGTGGTAAAAATCCAGATGCGGTTGATCAAATGCTGACAGAAGCACGAAAGATTATTATCGATCATCTCCTTTAG
- a CDS encoding ComEC/Rec2 family competence protein, translating into MNIRIKYLFLLLTASILFFGCFGKSHSEYLAIHMIDVGQGDSFLIKTPEGTSILIDGGSPQYGDDVVAYLKREEVKQIDYLIATHPHSDHIGGLITVMKEFQVENLILPEVSHTSQLFESFLDEASTSGARISPVKKSFRHSLEDDIFFDILHTGVHYGAHLNNWSVVLRLTHHDMSFLFTGDLESEAEMDLLNQFSSKKLASEVLKVGHHGSNTSTTPSFLQVVNPQVALISCGVNNQYGHPNTEVINRLEKSGVWIYRTDLQGNVVLYSDGHKVWSHQAPVNLDPISSSNIKPSFHGFLINSFPLLTAHIIPFKKEVV; encoded by the coding sequence ATGAATATACGTATAAAATACCTATTTCTCTTGTTGACAGCCAGCATTCTATTCTTTGGCTGCTTTGGAAAATCCCATTCAGAGTATTTAGCGATTCATATGATCGATGTTGGTCAAGGGGATAGTTTTTTAATAAAAACACCAGAAGGAACTTCCATCCTTATCGATGGCGGTTCTCCTCAATACGGCGATGATGTCGTAGCCTATTTGAAACGCGAAGAAGTAAAACAAATTGATTATTTGATTGCAACTCATCCTCACTCGGATCATATCGGCGGGCTTATTACCGTAATGAAAGAGTTTCAGGTAGAAAATCTGATTCTTCCAGAAGTTTCCCATACAAGCCAACTATTCGAATCTTTTTTAGATGAGGCTTCTACGAGTGGTGCTCGAATTTCCCCTGTAAAAAAGTCCTTCCGTCACTCATTGGAAGACGATATTTTTTTCGACATACTTCACACAGGTGTTCATTATGGTGCGCACTTAAACAACTGGTCCGTCGTCCTTCGACTCACTCATCATGATATGTCTTTTCTCTTTACCGGTGACTTAGAGTCAGAAGCTGAAATGGATCTTTTGAACCAGTTCTCCTCTAAAAAATTAGCTTCCGAAGTACTAAAGGTTGGGCATCACGGAAGTAATACATCAACCACTCCTTCTTTTTTACAGGTGGTCAACCCTCAGGTTGCACTAATATCCTGTGGAGTAAACAATCAATACGGACACCCCAACACAGAAGTTATTAATCGTTTAGAGAAAAGTGGCGTTTGGATCTACAGGACTGATCTTCAAGGAAACGTCGTACTATATAGCGATGGACACAAGGTATGGTCTCATCAAGCGCCAGTCAATTTAGATCCAATCTCTTCGTCGAATATCAAGCCTTCTTTTCACGGCTTCCTTATTAATAGCTTTCCCTTGCTCACAGCTCACATCATACCATTTAAGAAAGAAGTCGTCTAG
- a CDS encoding tetratricopeptide repeat protein → MTYYIFSPNSAEQKKVVQKILGIPKESDVRQLWDAYNADQENHKRVLEIRSIQAKTVYRGIPGYWLKIESTHDDLDKKLLHYLCKTVGPERLNGWVFYPVKTLPYKELEKNWIRKYHFQSTPQNQESYRVFFREIKKLLKDNMLDNAYHGLLLLLQLKPGFLKKYHRYALFEELAIRYDQVDSFQRAEKCLKLQCKILPDSPEPLLNISNFYLFNEKAEKAIDLLKGSLKKFPYHQYLMHNYIIALSNIGHYQLAFAELKKVLEKDIDNSFYWKLMADILYEKEDLKTALQCYRKALHGNLEEVPEDIHADIYAGMAACYYETDQYKKAKNYYLKVLKIFPEDHYALMNISQIYFRHLNEPKEALKYIKKILEKGYENGYLYYQLGLIYMALEKQEKARWHLYRARRMIPHFQPVHEALHQLRSSEMMKKTPNKR, encoded by the coding sequence ATGACCTATTATATATTCTCACCAAATAGTGCAGAACAGAAAAAGGTAGTGCAGAAAATTCTTGGTATTCCAAAGGAGAGCGATGTACGACAGCTATGGGATGCCTATAATGCAGATCAGGAAAACCATAAAAGAGTACTGGAAATTAGAAGCATTCAGGCGAAGACGGTTTACCGTGGCATTCCGGGATACTGGCTGAAAATTGAATCGACTCATGATGATTTAGATAAAAAACTATTGCATTATTTATGTAAAACAGTAGGACCAGAAAGGCTTAATGGATGGGTATTTTATCCTGTTAAGACATTGCCTTATAAAGAGCTAGAAAAAAATTGGATTCGCAAATATCATTTTCAAAGTACGCCGCAAAATCAAGAAAGCTATCGAGTTTTTTTTAGAGAGATAAAAAAACTATTGAAGGATAATATGCTCGATAACGCTTATCATGGGCTTTTGTTGTTGTTACAATTAAAACCTGGTTTTCTGAAAAAATATCATCGGTATGCCCTTTTTGAAGAACTTGCAATACGCTATGATCAGGTAGATTCTTTTCAACGGGCAGAAAAATGCCTTAAGCTTCAATGTAAAATATTACCAGATTCTCCAGAACCCTTATTGAATATCAGTAACTTTTATTTATTTAATGAAAAAGCGGAAAAGGCCATTGATTTGCTTAAAGGATCATTAAAGAAATTTCCATATCATCAATATTTGATGCACAATTATATCATTGCGTTAAGTAATATCGGCCATTACCAACTGGCTTTCGCGGAACTCAAAAAAGTATTAGAAAAAGATATCGATAATTCCTTTTACTGGAAATTAATGGCCGATATACTATATGAAAAAGAAGATCTAAAGACAGCCCTACAATGTTATCGGAAAGCACTACATGGCAATCTAGAAGAAGTGCCTGAAGACATTCACGCTGATATTTATGCTGGAATGGCAGCTTGTTATTATGAAACTGATCAGTATAAAAAGGCAAAAAACTACTACCTAAAAGTGCTCAAGATCTTCCCAGAGGATCATTATGCCCTGATGAATATATCACAGATTTACTTTCGTCACTTAAATGAACCGAAGGAAGCTTTAAAATACATTAAAAAAATATTAGAAAAAGGCTATGAAAACGGCTATCTTTATTATCAATTGGGATTAATATATATGGCTTTGGAAAAACAGGAAAAAGCCAGATGGCACCTCTATAGAGCACGCAGAATGATACCACACTTTCAACCGGTTCACGAAGCACTGCATCAGTTAAGAAGTAGTGAAATGATGAAAAAAACCCCTAATAAACGCTGA
- a CDS encoding YibE/F family protein has protein sequence MKKNIVMLIISVVLICHSFVAAQGLLVDEPEAMERMRGTVLEVKDQRAEDHFTIQVVAIEIDQGSLQGKVELVENHLSDHPVYDIPVEPGDRVMLMKETLEDGTYELHITEYIRDRSIIMLLMLFVLLLLLIGRSKGAKTLLTLALTFFMIVQVMLPGMLKGYSPIWLTIVSSLVITIATITIINGINGKSIAAIIGIIGGLLVAGIVMFWAGSQVKLTGLSSEEATMLMYIPQAVQFDFRDLLFAGIIMGALGAVMDVGISVASAMEEVRRANPEIAVKELVKSGMNVGQDIMGTMSNTLILAYTGAALPLLLLFMAYDASVVDIINLDIIATEIVRALSGSIGLVLTVPLTAVASAVLLKKKPN, from the coding sequence ATGAAAAAAAACATAGTGATGCTAATCATCAGCGTCGTTTTAATATGTCACAGTTTTGTTGCTGCGCAAGGATTATTAGTAGATGAACCAGAAGCGATGGAAAGAATGCGAGGGACAGTTCTTGAAGTTAAGGATCAAAGGGCTGAAGATCATTTTACAATACAGGTAGTTGCGATTGAAATTGATCAAGGATCGCTTCAGGGAAAAGTGGAGTTGGTAGAGAATCATCTAAGTGACCATCCGGTTTACGATATTCCTGTGGAACCTGGAGACCGGGTGATGCTTATGAAGGAAACCTTGGAAGATGGTACTTATGAACTGCATATAACTGAATACATTCGAGATCGTTCGATTATAATGCTTCTGATGCTATTTGTTCTATTATTGTTGCTAATAGGAAGAAGCAAAGGTGCAAAGACATTACTAACACTAGCATTGACTTTCTTTATGATTGTGCAGGTGATGTTGCCTGGCATGCTTAAAGGATATTCTCCGATATGGCTGACGATTGTTAGTTCCTTGGTCATTACAATTGCGACCATTACCATTATTAATGGGATTAATGGGAAAAGCATTGCGGCTATCATAGGGATTATAGGAGGACTATTGGTTGCTGGTATTGTTATGTTTTGGGCAGGTTCACAGGTAAAGTTAACTGGTTTATCCAGCGAAGAAGCGACCATGCTTATGTATATCCCTCAGGCTGTTCAGTTTGATTTTAGAGACCTACTTTTTGCAGGTATTATTATGGGCGCATTGGGTGCTGTCATGGATGTAGGAATATCGGTAGCGTCAGCAATGGAAGAAGTACGACGGGCAAATCCGGAAATTGCAGTTAAAGAACTAGTCAAGTCAGGAATGAATGTGGGACAAGACATTATGGGAACTATGTCTAACACCTTAATACTTGCTTACACTGGTGCCGCATTACCCTTATTGCTATTGTTTATGGCTTATGATGCTTCGGTTGTTGATATCATTAATTTAGATATTATCGCTACTGAAATTGTCAGAGCATTGTCGGGTAGTATTGGCTTAGTCTTAACCGTACCATTGACCGCTGTTGCTAGTGCTGTCTTGCTAAAAAAGAAACCGAATTAA
- a CDS encoding ComEC/Rec2 family competence protein, translating to MKRPMIVVAMMFISGVAAGLNLENYFRTLLIIGIFIGLFGWVKDDFPRRLALVLSIFFFLGFFAGIIHQKQTTLLHDMEKANIPISQIESAKMKIQRINRYENQWIAIEGELQEVVIQDREEKYRTRGTVQVSIRDHDHVLASAKPGDSLMINSLLNQESLLQNPSKDYYQHLKERGFHAVFQAEAHAVQIIPRHPYHPISLADQTKTSLIAFINQHLEPPESDVLKSILLGNQGFVSQDVRNIFAKAGTAHIIAVSGLHTGIIALLIHESAKALGLGLRAAKMITLLLVWQYALLVGLSVSIMRAATMLTIMMLSFFLETHYDSRNALMITAMIFVTLDPGTLQTISFQLSFFATASILWGLSLLSYFKMKRIPLRNMVLMTLLVQVGTWPIVAYHFNEFSIIAPLMNLLVVPVLGILMTTSLIAWLLSWAPFLPGIMMHTVNGILIYMIKTMTHFSHWKYASVSIDHLSAQNIIGYYVLITVLALVLKKKLNGRRLS from the coding sequence ATGAAGCGACCCATGATAGTTGTAGCGATGATGTTTATTTCTGGAGTAGCGGCAGGATTAAATCTAGAAAATTATTTTCGAACACTCCTGATAATAGGAATTTTTATTGGTCTGTTTGGATGGGTAAAAGATGATTTTCCTAGACGATTGGCTTTAGTACTAAGCATTTTCTTTTTCCTGGGATTTTTTGCGGGCATTATTCATCAAAAGCAAACAACACTTCTCCATGATATGGAGAAAGCAAATATCCCTATTTCTCAAATAGAATCTGCAAAGATGAAAATCCAGCGGATAAATCGGTACGAAAACCAATGGATAGCCATTGAAGGGGAATTACAAGAAGTTGTTATTCAAGACAGAGAAGAAAAATATAGAACCAGAGGAACTGTCCAAGTTAGCATAAGGGATCATGATCATGTGTTGGCGTCGGCAAAACCTGGTGATAGTCTGATGATCAATTCTTTGTTGAATCAGGAGAGCTTATTGCAAAACCCTTCGAAAGATTACTATCAACATCTTAAAGAAAGAGGCTTTCATGCTGTTTTTCAGGCGGAAGCTCATGCTGTACAAATAATACCCCGGCATCCATACCATCCGATAAGCCTTGCTGATCAAACCAAAACATCTTTAATAGCATTCATTAACCAACATTTGGAACCACCGGAAAGTGATGTGTTGAAAAGCATTTTATTAGGCAATCAAGGTTTTGTCTCCCAGGATGTGAGGAATATTTTTGCCAAGGCAGGTACCGCTCACATTATTGCTGTTTCAGGGCTGCATACTGGGATTATTGCTTTACTGATTCATGAATCGGCTAAAGCATTGGGACTGGGCTTGCGTGCGGCAAAAATGATAACATTATTGTTGGTATGGCAATATGCACTATTAGTAGGACTTTCTGTTTCTATAATGAGAGCGGCAACAATGTTGACTATTATGATGCTAAGTTTTTTTCTGGAAACACATTATGACTCCCGAAATGCTTTGATGATAACCGCTATGATCTTTGTTACCCTTGATCCGGGAACTCTTCAAACCATCTCTTTTCAGCTAAGTTTTTTTGCGACGGCTTCTATCCTTTGGGGGCTTTCGTTATTATCTTATTTCAAGATGAAAAGAATCCCATTGAGGAATATGGTATTAATGACACTATTGGTTCAAGTTGGTACTTGGCCTATAGTAGCGTATCATTTCAATGAATTTTCTATCATTGCTCCCTTGATGAACTTACTGGTGGTGCCGGTTCTTGGAATATTAATGACAACAAGCCTTATTGCCTGGCTCTTGTCCTGGGCTCCCTTCTTGCCAGGCATTATGATGCATACCGTGAATGGGATACTTATTTATATGATCAAAACAATGACCCATTTTTCACACTGGAAATACGCATCCGTCAGCATTGATCATTTGTCAGCGCAAAACATAATAGGTTATTATGTACTCATAACGGTTTTGGCTCTAGTACTTAAAAAGAAATTAAATGGGAGGCGATTATCATGA